CGGCGCCAGTGCGGGTGTGGACAACTGTGAGGAGCATGACCGACGGCGGACCGGCGGCCGCAACGGCGGACGTGTCGGCACCCGGATGGGCGGCGCCGGCGGGATCATCGGCACCGTGATCGGCGAAGTGGTCGACCGGGGACGGGCGCCGGTGGGGACGCCGCAAAGATGGCCGCGCTACTAGGGTTACGAGCAAACGGCGCTAGGAATGAACGGCGCTGGGAATTGACGGCGCTAGGCATGAACCGCGTGAACGGCAAACCGCGAAACGGCAGACAACGCGTCTCGCGGTTTCGCGGTTTCGCGGTTTCGCGGTTTGCCGTTCGCGCCCCTTATTCCTAGCGCCCCTTATTCCTAGCGCCGTTCATTCCTAGCGCCCCTTGCCGTACTTCTGCCGACCATGATTGTCTCGCCTCGCCCCGGCCTCTGTCCGAAGCATGTGAAGCTCCCGTAATGCGTTGCGCGCAGGCACTTAGCTCATCCCTTGCAGGAGCTACGCCGGCCGCATGGCGGTGAATTTGCACGTGCTCGCACGAACTATTCGTACGGTTTTGGTCGCCGGGCAGGAAGAAGCGTTGCTGAGGCTCCCTGCGGGGTACTAATCTTCCGCGTTGCCATGACTCACTACGAAGACCTCGGCGGCGAGACCGGCATTCGTGCGCTGGTCGATCGCTTCTACGATCTTATGGACACCGCCCCCGAAGCGGTGAACGTGCGCGCGCTTCACGCGACCAGCCTCAAGGCGTCTCGCGAGAAGCTGTATCTGTTTCTGACCGGGTGGACCGGCGGGCCGGATCTGTACGTGGAGCAGTTCGGCCATCCGAAGCTGCGGATGCGGCATTTTCCCTTTGCCATCGGCGCGCGCGAGCGGGACGAGTGGCTGTGGTGCATGGATCAGGCGCTGACCGAGCACGCGATGTCCGAGGAGCTCCGCGGATATCTGACGCTCAGGATGCACCAGCTGGCCGATCACATGCGCAACCAACCCGAGTAGCTCAGAAGACCGTTATGCGCATTGTGGCCGGCAAGTTTGCAGGACGACACCTCACCTCACCCAATGATTTCCGGGTGCGCCCCACGGGGGAGACGGTGCGTGTGGCGCTCATGCGACTCTTGCGCAATGATCTCGAAGGGGCCCGCATCATCGATCTCTTCGCCGGCACCGGTGCGCTCGGCCTCGAGGCGCTGTCGCGCGGCGGCAAGTACGTGGACTTCGTGGAGTTCCGTCCCTCGAGTCTGCATGCGCTGAAGGCCAACATCGCCGCGCTCGGTGTTCGCGAGAAGACGCGCGTTTACAAGAAGGACGCGCTGCCGTTCGCGGGGCAGCTGCCGTCGGGCAAGTTCGACATCGCCTTCGCCGATCCTCCGTACGAATCGAAGATGCTGGACCGACTCATCGAGAGCTGGCATCGCCAGAAGTTCTCGACGATTCTTGCGATCGAGCATACGCGCGTGCACGTGCTGCCACCGATCGTGAAGCCGCAGCACACCCAAGTGTTCGACGACAGCGCCATCTCGGTATACCGCCTGTAGTGCTCACCTGTAGACCTCTGTAGGTCCTCCCATGCGCATCATGCTCCGCTCCGTCCTTGCGGCGACTCTGCTGCTCGCGCCGTCGGTTTCCCCGGCGCAGCCCTCCACCTGGAAGCAGCAGGCCGACCGCGTCACCATCATGCGTGACCAGTACGGCATCGCCCACGTGTACGGCAAGTCCGACGCCGATGCCGTGTTCGGCATGGTCTACGCGCAAGCGGAAGACGACTTCAATCGCGTGGAGACGAATTACATCACCGCGATGGGCCGCACGTCGGAAGTGGAAGGCGAGGGCGCGCTGTGGCGCGACCTGCGCATGAAGCTCTTCATCGACACGCTCGACATGAAGGCGAAGTACGCTGAGAGCCCGGCATGGCTCAAGACGCTGATGAACAGCTTCGCCGATGGGCTGAACTACTATCTCGCCACGCACCCGCAGGTGAAGCCGAAGCTGCTCACGAAGTTTGAGCCGTGGATGGCTCTGACCTTCACCGAAGGCAGCATCGGCGGTGACATCGCGGGCGTGAACGTGGGCGGCATCGAGCAGTTCTACGCGCCGCGTATGGGCATGGCACCGACGGCACCGTCGCGTGAGGAACTCGACGCGGAGTTCGAGCCGCGTGAGCCCACCGGATCGAACGGCTTCGCGATCGCGCCGAAGAACACTGCCAACGGGCATGCGCTGCTGCTGATCAATCCGCACACGGATCACTACTTCCGTCCGGAGATTCACGTCAACAGCGAGGAAGGACTCAAGGCCTACGGTGCGGTGACGTGGGGACAGTTCTTCATCTACCAGGGGTTCAACGACAAGAACGGCTGGATGCACACTACCGGCGGCGGTGATGTGGCCGACGAGTATCAGCTCACGGTCACCGAGCGGGACGGCAAGGTGTTCTATCAGTACGCCGGCGGTGAGCGCGAGATGCAGGCCAAGCGCATCGTGTTGCCGTACAAGACGTCGGCCGGCCGGCAGCGGAAGACGGTCACGGCGTACTTCAGCCATCAGGGGCCGATCATCCGCAACGACAACGGCAAGTGGGTGGCTGTGCGTCTCATGCAGGAGCCGATCAAGGCGTTGATGCAGTCGTTCGGTCGCACGAAAACGAGTGATTTCGCGAGCTATAAGCGGGT
Above is a genomic segment from Gemmatimonas sp. containing:
- a CDS encoding group II truncated hemoglobin, with amino-acid sequence MTHYEDLGGETGIRALVDRFYDLMDTAPEAVNVRALHATSLKASREKLYLFLTGWTGGPDLYVEQFGHPKLRMRHFPFAIGARERDEWLWCMDQALTEHAMSEELRGYLTLRMHQLADHMRNQPE
- a CDS encoding RsmD family RNA methyltransferase; its protein translation is MRIVAGKFAGRHLTSPNDFRVRPTGETVRVALMRLLRNDLEGARIIDLFAGTGALGLEALSRGGKYVDFVEFRPSSLHALKANIAALGVREKTRVYKKDALPFAGQLPSGKFDIAFADPPYESKMLDRLIESWHRQKFSTILAIEHTRVHVLPPIVKPQHTQVFDDSAISVYRL
- a CDS encoding penicillin acylase family protein — its product is MLRSVLAATLLLAPSVSPAQPSTWKQQADRVTIMRDQYGIAHVYGKSDADAVFGMVYAQAEDDFNRVETNYITAMGRTSEVEGEGALWRDLRMKLFIDTLDMKAKYAESPAWLKTLMNSFADGLNYYLATHPQVKPKLLTKFEPWMALTFTEGSIGGDIAGVNVGGIEQFYAPRMGMAPTAPSREELDAEFEPREPTGSNGFAIAPKNTANGHALLLINPHTDHYFRPEIHVNSEEGLKAYGAVTWGQFFIYQGFNDKNGWMHTTGGGDVADEYQLTVTERDGKVFYQYAGGEREMQAKRIVLPYKTSAGRQRKTVTAYFSHQGPIIRNDNGKWVAVRLMQEPIKALMQSFGRTKTSDFASYKRVMELRTNSSNNTVYADASGTIAFVNGDFIPKRNPKFDYTRPVDGGTPDTEWQGLHSLDETILVANPANGWLMNTNNWPFTVAGPNSPKIGNYPKYMSQYQEENARGIHAIRMLNGRTDFTVDKLIAAAYDSYLPAFEQIIPPLVGAWDALPGSDTVRIKLADQIAVLRSWDYRFGLTSVAMSLANAYGEELARVTRGNRAAARDNAVMLSALARSADKLGSDFGTWKTPWGEINRFQRLDGRIAAVYDDAKPSIPVPFTSSNWGSLAAFSQNGVRTTKRIYGNRGNSFIAAVEFGPRIVAKTSLAGGVSGDPASPYFMNQAEDYAKGQFKVVNYYREDVEKHAKRTYHPGQ